One genomic region from Candidatus Endomicrobiellum trichonymphae encodes:
- the rpmB gene encoding 50S ribosomal protein L28 encodes MSYKCAVCGKGSRSGNTVSHSNKASKRLFRPNLQSLNILLNGIKTREYVCTSCIKSNKAKKAI; translated from the coding sequence ATGTCTTACAAATGCGCAGTTTGCGGCAAGGGTTCGAGATCGGGCAATACAGTAAGTCATTCAAATAAAGCCTCAAAAAGACTTTTTAGACCTAATCTCCAGAGTTTGAATATTCTGCTCAACGGCATAAAAACCCGTGAGTATGTTTGTACATCCTGCATTAAATCAAACAAAGCAAAAAAGGCAATATAA